GCCAATATAGTACTGACCGAGAGGGTTCTGCACTTGCGCGGAGTCTTTATAGAGGGCGAAGGCCTGCTCCAGATCCTTCTCTACACCATTCCCGGTCTCGTAGGCCTGGCCCAACAATGCCTTGGCACTGGCATCCCCGGCATCGGATGCTTTTTTCAGTTCGGCGATCGCCTGGGTGGTCTTGCCAGCGTTGAACAGGGCCTGGGTATCAGTGTAGAGATCGGCTTGGACTACTGAACTGAGGGCCAGTAATAGACTGGAAAGTAAGGCTGGTAATCTGGTCATGGAGATCCGCTTCCGTCATGAGTTGTTCGGCTGCGGCGCATTATAGAGGATTCGCTGGGCAATCCCAATGCGACGTTTTGTCCAATGTTTACAAAGTGTCACGGCGTGGAAGCAGATTCGTAGCCGTCGAACCGTTATAATCGCGATCCCTAATCGGCGGGTGTTAACACGCCTGCTCTGTTGTAAGCCAAGAGTATGAGTCAGTTCATTGATGGATACCTACAAGGATATAAGGCCCTATCGGGATCATGAAGTACGAGAGGTATTGGATCGCCTGCTGCAGGATGATGCCTTTATCGCTACCCTGAGTCGATTTCGTTTTCCCCGATTAAGTCGCTGGTTTTCGGTGGTCTTGCACCCCCTGGTGCGCACTATTTTGAAGCGTGAATTGGCCGGAGTCATCGATGTACACAGCCTGCAGGAAAAGGTGGAAAGCTACGTCGACCGTACGATCCGTAAAACCACCACCTCGGTCAGCTACGAAGGGCTCGACCGGTTGCAATCCGACCGGCCCTACCTGTTTATGGCGAATCATCGCGATATTGTTATGGATCCCACCTTCGTCAATTTTGCGGTGTACCACCAGGGTTTGAAGACGCCCCATATCGCCATCGGGGACAACCTGCTGAAACAGCCTTTTGTCAGCGACCTGATGCGCCTCAACAAGAGCTTTATCGTTAATCGTTCCGCCCAGGGCCGGCGTGAAAAGCTGGCGGCCTTCCAGCAACTGTCCGGCTATATCAACCATACGATTGCTGACGGTGATTCCATCTGGATTGCCCAGCGGGAAGGGCGCGCCAAGGACGGTAATGACCAGACCGACAGCGCGA
The sequence above is drawn from the Aestuariirhabdus haliotis genome and encodes:
- a CDS encoding 1-acyl-sn-glycerol-3-phosphate acyltransferase; translation: MDTYKDIRPYRDHEVREVLDRLLQDDAFIATLSRFRFPRLSRWFSVVLHPLVRTILKRELAGVIDVHSLQEKVESYVDRTIRKTTTSVSYEGLDRLQSDRPYLFMANHRDIVMDPTFVNFAVYHQGLKTPHIAIGDNLLKQPFVSDLMRLNKSFIVNRSAQGRREKLAAFQQLSGYINHTIADGDSIWIAQREGRAKDGNDQTDSAIIKMLTISQKGQPFNEVIERLHIVPVSISYEFDPCDGLKAKELYETEQHGSYSKEEGEDDRSIVAGIVGFKGRVHLAFGEPLGAEYEDAKQVAAEVDRHMWQSYRLFPINYLAFKYLQADYEDLAQVELTAAQLGSKAEQADFEERLRLCPVEHRDWWLKMYAAPVVNRLRSTQAN
- a CDS encoding tetratricopeptide repeat protein, whose amino-acid sequence is MTRLPALLSSLLLALSSVVQADLYTDTQALFNAGKTTQAIAELKKASDAGDASAKALLGQAYETGNGVEKDLEQAFALYKDSAQVQNPLGQYYIGQAYFNGRGADRNLISAYLWLTLSGEQASPVQQQAQTAQQQVAAELNPLQLEKAQLLVEQLKTLYLD